A stretch of the Nothobranchius furzeri strain GRZ-AD chromosome 5, NfurGRZ-RIMD1, whole genome shotgun sequence genome encodes the following:
- the LOC139070159 gene encoding uncharacterized protein — MYAQGIVALFPYLEDPLSKHGYEHYYDPESGSGYLAWRLKTIQRKAAEEKGASVKKSTKIGGPGHGQSTLAADKMQSNEDVEAALAVLKHTADEDTIREKMRATFAYRNSLVNDDKTTDVFSVFPRFLDTPGLIEQDFRLLFGEETANKFLVKWPTSIKEKVIVESHRLVPTPELLHLLHNTESAAEDENGWDSDMSAILLLLHLLPPSAQGRKRPGKMSASQAADHLIRFLKAGTSVQQHLDHISQSCQPYLLAQGTTRSRIHTFFIVIDKHALPCKATGSVGALDELFKAHYVFGTSYSHALTNFFTFLQTTVYNIDVAETKQTPRVAELRARMLR; from the exons ATGTATGCACAGGGAATTGTTGCCTTGTTTCCATATCTGGAAGACCCCCTTTCAAAACATGGATAT GAACACTATTACGATCCAGAGAGTGGGTCAGGATACCTTGCATGGCGCTTGAAGACCATTCAAAGAAAAGCTGCTGAGGAGAAGGGTGCATCAGTAAAGAAATCTACCAAAA tTGGTGGGCCAGGCCATGGCCAATCCACCTTAGCTGCTGACAAAATGCAGTCTAATGAGGATGTGGAAGCAGCTCTTGCTGTTTTGAAACACACTGCTGATGAGGACACTATTCGTGAGAAGATGAGAGCCACATTTGCATATCGCAATTCACTGGTCAACGATGACAAGACAACAGATGTCTTCTCAGTCTTTCCACGGTTTTTGGACACACCGGGACTG ATAGAACAAGATTTCAGACTTCTGTTTGGTGAGGAAACTGCCAACAAATTCTTGGTGAAGTGGCCCACCTCTATCAAAGAGAAGGTTATCGTGGAAAGCCATAGACTGGTACCCACTCCAGAACTCTTACACTTGCTGCACAACACTGAGTCAGCAGCTGAAGATGAAAATG GCTGGGACAGTGACATGTCTGCAATCTTGCTGCTGCTACATCTGCTACCACCTTCTGCACAAGGACGAAAGAGGCCAGGAAAGATGTCTGCATCTCAAGCCGCAGATCACCTCATCAGATTCCTAAAG GCTGGAACCAGTGTACAACAGCATCTAGACCATATTAGCCAAAGCTGCCAGCCCTACCTTCTAGCTCAGGGAACTACAAGAAGCAGGATCCACACCTTCTTCATTGTGATCGACAAGCATGCACTTCCATGCAAGGCAACTGGTTCAGTGGGAGCTCTTGATGAACTCTTTAAAGCTCATTATGTATTCGGTACGTCATACAGTCATGCCCTgaccaactttttcacttttctcCAAACAACCGTTTACAACATCGATGTAGCAGAAACAAAACAAACTCCCAGAGTTGCAGAGTTGCGAGCAAGAATGCTGCGCTAG
- the smpd5 gene encoding sphingomyelin phosphodiesterase 5 codes for MALRASPFPNGILACIHAVGWILIFPCFWYLERIIALCKSTSLERIQQQEQECYRHPLKVFFGSIVCFIFFLLTAPLAFLGFLLWAPLQTCRRPFKYHREAPSSPERETHHGFETEGQASFSFATANLCLLPDGLARFNNLGHTQDRASAIGQLIVTSQVGHQSATHVLAAQHLRHQCDEPRQVLSVFPSCLDILCLEEVFDKRAAQKLTNILKPVFGHILYDVGVYTCQPPCRCSSFKFFNSGLFLASRFLVLEAQYHCFPNSSGEDALASKGLLSTKVFIGQNQRGKKVVGYFNCTHLHAPEGEGEVRCEQLNMVMRWIADFQAASKQPDEEVVFDVLCGDFNFDNCSPDDTLEQNHSLFDDYGDPCREGPGKEKPWVIGTLLKQPTLYEEDVNTSLTLKRTLETKELRKQYISPPVAAEGFPLVYPENGQPWIGRRIDYILYRESTISKLCRMEVEAVTFITQLASLTDHIPVSLRLNVTMDSNYDGDDDV; via the exons ATGGCTCTACGAGCATCTCCTTTCCCTAACGGGATTCTTGCCTGTATCCACGCTGTGGGCTGGATTTTAATTTTCCCTTGTTTTTGGTATCTTGAGCGCATCATTGCTCTGTGTAAATCCACCTCCCTGGAGCGAAtccagcagcaggagcaggaatGTTACCGCCATCCTCTCAAGGTTTTTTTTGGCTCTATTGTCTGCTTTATATTTTTTCTCCTCACAGCCCCTTTGGCTTTCTTGGGCTTCCTGCTCTGGGCACCCCTCCAGACCTGTCGCAGACCTTTTAAGTACCATAGAGAAGCACCGTCATCACCAGAAAGGGAAACGCACCACGGCTTTGAGACCGAAGGACAAGCATCATTTAGCTTTGCTACAGCCAATTTGTGTCTTTTGCCAGATGGTCTGGCTCGCTTTAACAATCTTGGCCACACTCAGGATAGGGCGTCTGCCATTGGTCAACTCATTGTGACGAGCCAGGTTGGTCACCAAAGTGCCACCCATGTTTTGGCCGCTCAGCATCTCAGACACCAGTGTGATGAACCTCGGCAGGTGTTGTCCGTTTTTCCAAGTTGTCTTGATATCCTGTGTCTCGAGGAGGTGTTTGATAAAAGAGCAGCGCAGAAGCTCACCAATATACTAAAACCAGtgtttggacacatactgtatgatgttggcgtgtaCACCTGCCAGCCGCCGTGCCGATGTTCGTCTTTTAAGTTCTTCAACAGCGGCCTGTTCCTTGCTAGTAGATTCCTGGTGCTTGAAGCTCAGTACCACTGCTTTCCTAACAGCAGTGGGGAGGATGCGCTGGCTTCCAAAGGTCTCCTCTCCACCAAG GTTTTCATAGGTCAGAATCAGAGAGGGAAGAAAGTCGTCGGCTATTTTAACTGCACACATCTTCATGCACCAGAGG GTGAAGGGGAGGTTCGCTGTGAGCAGCTGAACATGGTCATGAGGTGGATCGCTGACTTTCAGGCTGCCAGCAAACAGCCTGATGAGGAGGTTGTTTTTGACGTGCTCTGTGGTGATTTCAACTTTGACAACTGCTCACCTG ACGACACTCTGGAACAGAATCACTCATTGTTTGATGACTATGGAGACCCTTGCAGAGAAGGGCCTGGAAAAGAGAAGCCCTGGGTCATTG GCACTCTGCTGAAGCAGCCCACCTTATACGAGGAAGATGTGAACACCTCATTAACTCTAAAAAG AACGTTGGAAACCAAGGAGCTGAGGAAGCAGTACATCTCCCCTCCTGTTGCTGCAGAGGGCTTTCCGCTGGTTTATCCAGAGAACGGCCAGCCGTGGATTGGACGTCGGATCGACTACATCCTCTATCgagaaagcaccatttcaaagctGTGCAGAATG